DNA sequence from the Candidatus Sulfuricurvum sp. RIFRC-1 genome:
CTTTATGGGAAAACGGCTCTCCGGAACGGACGGTGAGAAGGGTGTTCAGTAGCAATACACCTTCCTGCGCCCAGTGGCTCAAATCACCGCTTTTAGGATAATCACACCCGATATCAGATACCAGCTCTTTAAAAATATTTTGGAGCGATGGGGGAAGCGCTACACCGTGTTGTACCGAAAATGATAAACCGTGTGCCTGACCTGCTCCGTGATAAGGATCTTGCCCTAAGATGACGACTTTGACCTTTTCAAACGGGGTGGAGTTAAATGCATTAAAAATATGGCTTCCATGGGGAAAAATTGTATAATTTTTCTTCTCTTCGACCAAAAAAGCTTTGAGTTCTTCCATATAGGGATGGGTAAATTCAGCCTTTAATGCCTCTTTCCAACTTTCATGAATAACCGGAGAAACACTCATCGGGCTACTTTAAAATATCATCGTCAAAAATAACCATTTCATAAATACTACGTTTGGTTACAAGCGATTTTTCGGGAGGTACACCGCTGGAATTTCGCATACGAGAGATTTCAGCACGAAGTTCGATCATCTCTTGCTCCATCGCCTCCATTTTTTCTTTAAGACGCATCACCACATCGACACCGGCAAGATTTACTCCCACTTCACGGGTAAGACGCAAAATCATTTTAATTTTCTCAATATCCCGCTGAGAATAAAGACGGATACGCCCGTCCGAACGCGAAGGTGCGATTAGATTTTCCCGCTCATATTGACGAAGGGTTTGTGGATGAATATCCAAAATTTTGGCAACAATACTGATCATATAAACCGGTTCGTCAAAATGGTGCATCTCTTACTCCTGTGGAAGTGATTTTTTCATCACATCGACTAAATCAGAATCCAGTTTCTCAACAGCAGGCAATACAATATTCGCTTTGAGATACAAATCACCGCGAACGGAGGTTTGTCGGTTCATCACCCCCATCTCTTTGAGACGGAAACGTTGGCCGTTTTTGGTGTTTTCAGGCACCTTTAGCGTCACCTCTTTTTCCAGTGTTTGAATAGCCACTTTGCCGCCGAAGAGTGCGGCATAGAGAGGAACATTAAACGTTTTGACGAGGTTGTCTCCCTCACGCTCATATTCAGGGTTAGCGGCCACATCGATTCGTAAATACAAATCACCCGCTTGATTTCCGGCACGTTTCCCTTTGCCTCGAACACGAAGTTTTTCACCGCTTTTTATCCCGGCAGGAATTTTAATGTCAAAACTCTCCCCCGAGAGGCTGATCGAGTGTTTTCCACCCAATACCGCAACGGCAAACGGAACGGTAACATTAGCATCGATATCGAGGTTCATCCCTCCGCCAAAACCACCGCCGAAGCCTGATCCGCCTCCGAAGCCGCCGAAACCGCCCCCGCCGAATCCGCCAGAACCTCCGCCACCGAACATACTGCGTAAAATTTCATCCAAATCGACATTTCCACCCTGACCACGGGCAAAATCATGGAAATTCTGACCGCCGAACATCGAATCCCCGTACTGATCGTATTTTGCCCGTTTCTCTTTGTCACTAAGCACTTCATACGCCGCATTGATCTCTTTAAATTTCTCTTCGGCTGCGGGATCTTTGTTCACATCCGGGTGATATTGGCGCGCCAGTTTTCGATACGCTTTTTTGATCTCCGCTTCGCTGGCTCCGGGGGCTATTTCGAGAGTAGTGTAT
Encoded proteins:
- a CDS encoding DnaJ C-terminal domain-containing protein, whose protein sequence is MSKSLYTTLEIAPGASEAEIKKAYRKLARQYHPDVNKDPAAEEKFKEINAAYEVLSDKEKRAKYDQYGDSMFGGQNFHDFARGQGGNVDLDEILRSMFGGGGSGGFGGGGFGGFGGGSGFGGGFGGGMNLDIDANVTVPFAVAVLGGKHSISLSGESFDIKIPAGIKSGEKLRVRGKGKRAGNQAGDLYLRIDVAANPEYEREGDNLVKTFNVPLYAALFGGKVAIQTLEKEVTLKVPENTKNGQRFRLKEMGVMNRQTSVRGDLYLKANIVLPAVEKLDSDLVDVMKKSLPQE
- a CDS encoding helix-turn-helix transcriptional regulator yields the protein MHHFDEPVYMISIVAKILDIHPQTLRQYERENLIAPSRSDGRIRLYSQRDIEKIKMILRLTREVGVNLAGVDVVMRLKEKMEAMEQEMIELRAEISRMRNSSGVPPEKSLVTKRSIYEMVIFDDDILK
- the ung gene encoding uracil-DNA glycosylase, producing the protein MSVSPVIHESWKEALKAEFTHPYMEELKAFLVEEKKNYTIFPHGSHIFNAFNSTPFEKVKVVILGQDPYHGAGQAHGLSFSVQHGVALPPSLQNIFKELVSDIGCDYPKSGDLSHWAQEGVLLLNTLLTVRSGEPFSHKERGWERFSDQVIKTLSEQREHIIFILWGAPAGKKASLIDGTKHLILKAPHPSPLSSYRGFFGSKPFSQTNDYLISMKITPIEWCL